From Desulfomonilaceae bacterium, a single genomic window includes:
- a CDS encoding MarR family transcriptional regulator, which produces MDEKEKIILDAMKNAGKPVRPGDLAEAAGMDSKDVSKMIDSLKKKGLVISPKRCYYSPAEV; this is translated from the coding sequence ATGGACGAAAAGGAAAAGATAATTTTAGACGCTATGAAGAACGCTGGTAAACCAGTCCGCCCCGGTGACTTAGCCGAAGCCGCCGGTATGGATTCCAAAGATGTATCAAAGATGATTGATTCATTGAAAAAGAAGGGACTGGTGATTTCGCCGAAGCGGTGCTATTACTCTCCGGCCGAAGTTTAG
- a CDS encoding DUF1844 domain-containing protein: MADFEDEETQGFKVSDKRRFSSEGEKNQDQDSGDIPGVKEPDKPDDSFKEEPRKKQRAAPLPDVNFSTLIASLAQSALFQLGLMRTQDMNEPIEPDLEGAKQTINLIAILEQKTKGNLTEQEKKLIDDTLFQLRMAFVEVSK; encoded by the coding sequence ATGGCGGATTTCGAAGACGAAGAAACCCAAGGGTTCAAAGTTAGTGACAAGAGACGATTCTCTTCGGAAGGAGAGAAGAATCAAGATCAGGATTCGGGTGATATTCCCGGCGTTAAAGAACCTGATAAGCCAGATGATTCTTTCAAGGAAGAACCAAGAAAGAAGCAACGGGCAGCGCCGCTACCCGATGTTAATTTCTCAACATTGATAGCTAGTCTAGCCCAATCAGCTTTGTTTCAATTAGGTCTTATGCGTACTCAGGATATGAATGAGCCGATTGAACCGGACCTGGAAGGGGCAAAACAGACGATAAATCTAATAGCGATACTGGAACAAAAAACTAAGGGAAATTTGACGGAACAAGAAAAGAAACTTATAGATGATACTCTTTTCCAGTTAAGAATGGCTTTTGTAGAAGTCTCAAAATGA
- the rpe gene encoding ribulose-phosphate 3-epimerase: MKSKSNVLIAPSILSADFSRLGEEIKSVQDAGADWLHIDVMDGNFVPNITIGPLVVSSLTRYASVPLDVHLMIANPDRYVKDFQKAGANILSVHPEACVHLHRTLVEIRELGMKAGVALNPSTCVCSIENVLAELDVIMVMTVNPGFGGQAFIPTMIPKIKKIRKLIDESGYNILLEVDGGVVPENSTELIGAGVNVLVAGSAVFGRPPYSSSIRNIRNGCY, from the coding sequence ATGAAAAGTAAATCAAATGTTTTAATAGCACCGTCCATATTGTCCGCGGATTTTTCACGTCTCGGGGAAGAAATCAAATCAGTTCAGGACGCGGGCGCTGATTGGCTTCATATTGACGTAATGGATGGTAATTTTGTTCCTAACATTACCATTGGTCCACTTGTGGTGAGTTCGTTGACGCGTTATGCGAGCGTTCCTCTTGACGTTCATCTCATGATCGCTAATCCCGATCGATATGTTAAGGATTTTCAAAAGGCCGGCGCCAACATTCTGAGCGTGCATCCTGAAGCATGCGTACATTTACACCGAACGCTGGTTGAGATTCGTGAGTTGGGCATGAAAGCTGGAGTAGCCCTAAACCCATCTACTTGCGTCTGTTCAATAGAAAACGTACTTGCGGAGCTGGACGTAATCATGGTGATGACTGTAAACCCAGGTTTTGGAGGCCAGGCTTTTATTCCTACCATGATTCCTAAAATCAAGAAAATCAGAAAACTGATCGATGAATCAGGTTATAATATCCTGCTCGAAGTCGACGGAGGGGTAGTTCCAGAGAATTCGACTGAACTCATTGGGGCGGGTGTAAATGTTCTTGTAGCTGGGAGCGCTGTTTTTGGCCGACCTCCTTACAGTTCTTCAATACGAAACATTAGGAATGGTTGTTATTAA
- a CDS encoding tetratricopeptide repeat protein, with amino-acid sequence MKRKIPFVYCALLSVFCALIMASTTMALIGVDDTGHKKNVLAPDMEKDPGLFFLLGEESESQGDSESMLNYFKRALDLDPASDYLHTRIAAILARNRKIADAIVMAKNAVTLNPKSSEAYTILGKIYTVTGDSNKAIEAYHRALDLKPDDRDLYVFLGSLQASHRMLKESEKTFNLMIERFPDEKEGYFYLGKVYIEDEQYDKAIEIFKSLLDRKGESAAQVHVELGGIYAVQKQFSTAEDHYRQALTLDPFNLTARLNLAQVLASQKKYSESYETLEELSKLAPSNLGIQIKMALLLAEQKQFDKARELFDKILQSKPGWDQVRFHLGRVLREQGKPEEAEKEFVQIQKGQPSYVNSRILLTLMFLNLKDFTKSLKYVNEAIAEDPKDPEIHHIKGSILEELYRYNEAIKEYKSGLNFAPENAKLLYSLGNSYEKCGMRTLSMATMEKILQDKPDDASAMNFIGYTLAIMGKDMDRAEKLVRKALEIKPDDGYIADSLAWVLFKAGKIDEALKYLEKANQKVKSDPIIAEHLGDALSAKSRLPEAREAYERSLAINPYNVVVQQKLGRLKALEAPEQKK; translated from the coding sequence ATGAAAAGAAAAATTCCCTTTGTCTATTGCGCTCTTTTGAGTGTGTTCTGTGCGCTTATAATGGCGTCTACTACTATGGCCCTCATTGGAGTGGATGACACCGGGCATAAGAAAAATGTTCTTGCGCCGGACATGGAAAAGGATCCAGGTCTTTTTTTCTTGTTGGGGGAAGAATCTGAATCACAAGGGGACAGCGAAAGCATGTTGAATTACTTCAAACGCGCTCTCGACCTGGACCCTGCGTCAGACTACTTGCACACAAGAATCGCCGCCATTTTAGCAAGAAACCGCAAAATTGCGGACGCGATAGTCATGGCCAAGAACGCTGTCACGCTCAACCCCAAATCTTCGGAGGCATATACCATATTGGGGAAGATTTACACTGTGACAGGTGACTCTAATAAAGCAATTGAAGCCTATCATCGAGCCTTGGATCTGAAGCCGGACGATAGGGATCTATATGTGTTTCTAGGATCTTTGCAAGCGTCCCACAGAATGCTCAAGGAATCGGAAAAGACTTTTAACCTCATGATAGAGCGTTTTCCGGATGAGAAGGAGGGCTATTTCTATCTTGGTAAGGTCTACATCGAAGATGAGCAATACGATAAGGCCATCGAGATCTTCAAAAGCCTTCTCGATAGAAAAGGGGAAAGCGCCGCCCAGGTTCATGTGGAGCTTGGAGGTATTTACGCTGTTCAGAAGCAGTTTTCAACCGCGGAAGATCATTACAGACAGGCGTTGACCCTCGATCCTTTTAACCTTACTGCAAGGCTAAATCTTGCCCAGGTGTTGGCGAGTCAAAAAAAGTATAGCGAATCTTATGAAACTCTTGAAGAGTTGTCCAAATTAGCGCCGTCCAATCTGGGAATCCAGATCAAAATGGCCTTACTCCTGGCCGAACAGAAGCAATTTGACAAGGCTAGGGAACTGTTTGACAAAATTCTCCAGAGTAAACCCGGCTGGGACCAGGTTCGATTCCACCTCGGGCGTGTATTGAGGGAACAAGGCAAGCCCGAAGAGGCGGAAAAGGAATTTGTTCAGATTCAAAAGGGTCAACCCTCTTACGTAAATTCAAGAATCCTTCTGACTCTCATGTTTTTGAACCTGAAAGATTTCACAAAGTCTCTAAAATACGTTAACGAGGCAATTGCAGAGGATCCTAAAGATCCTGAGATCCATCACATCAAGGGTTCTATCCTTGAGGAACTGTATCGTTACAACGAAGCGATAAAGGAATACAAGTCAGGTCTAAATTTTGCCCCAGAGAATGCCAAGCTCTTGTATTCGTTGGGAAACAGTTATGAAAAGTGTGGCATGCGCACATTGAGTATGGCTACAATGGAAAAAATTCTCCAAGATAAGCCTGATGATGCGAGCGCTATGAATTTCATAGGTTACACCCTCGCAATCATGGGAAAAGATATGGATCGGGCTGAGAAGCTTGTCAGAAAGGCATTGGAAATCAAGCCCGATGACGGATATATAGCCGATTCCCTGGCTTGGGTTTTATTCAAAGCCGGTAAAATAGACGAGGCTCTCAAATACCTTGAAAAAGCGAACCAGAAAGTAAAAAGTGACCCAATTATCGCTGAACATCTTGGTGACGCGCTCTCGGCCAAGAGCCGACTTCCAGAAGCTCGGGAAGCTTATGAAAGATCCCTGGCCATCAATCCTTACAATGTAGTGGTTCAACAAAAACTCGGCAGGTTGAAGGCGCTTGAGGCACCTGAACAAAAAAAATAG
- a CDS encoding GNAT family protein, with amino-acid sequence MLEEYAERMETKDGASIMLRCLKSSDEQLLKDFLARIPDQERWFLHDDTAETNATAEWIRNLDYGKVVPLVAVNTESGAIIANIQLHRPIAECLRHIAHVRVMVDPFYRRQALGPKLLQNAVKLAMDMGIEKLAAEFVAGVQEPAIKAALKLDFFEQARLKDYVKDRDGAYHDLIIMVKTLQADWDEF; translated from the coding sequence ATGCTCGAAGAATACGCAGAACGTATGGAAACAAAGGATGGCGCCTCAATCATGTTGCGCTGCCTCAAGTCTTCTGACGAACAACTTCTAAAGGATTTTCTTGCTCGTATACCGGACCAGGAGAGATGGTTCTTACACGACGACACGGCTGAAACCAACGCGACAGCCGAATGGATTCGCAATCTTGATTATGGCAAGGTTGTGCCTCTAGTGGCGGTTAACACCGAGAGCGGGGCAATAATAGCAAATATTCAGTTGCATAGACCCATCGCTGAATGTTTGCGACATATCGCTCATGTCAGAGTGATGGTAGATCCGTTTTATCGCCGTCAGGCCTTGGGTCCCAAGCTGTTACAGAATGCCGTGAAACTCGCGATGGACATGGGCATAGAGAAATTGGCGGCTGAATTCGTCGCGGGAGTGCAGGAACCCGCAATCAAAGCTGCTCTCAAATTGGACTTCTTTGAACAGGCCAGATTAAAAGACTATGTCAAAGACCGTGATGGCGCTTATCATGACCTAATAATCATGGTTAAGACTTTGCAAGCGGATTGGGATGAGTTCTAA
- a CDS encoding cytidine deaminase, which yields MSSNVTLSSGIAQWDIDKLLDVAKLVRDHASVPLSRFRVGAAVLTRGGAIFEGCNTECLIPVLGVCAERNAINHALIHGHKEFLAVAVVSDLYAPLLPCGTCLQYIQEFARQQSRDVLIISEGRSGERVVTSVDQLFRGGFPPETSVKEIQESFRWSSE from the coding sequence ATGAGTTCTAACGTGACGTTGTCATCGGGTATCGCCCAGTGGGACATTGATAAATTGCTAGACGTTGCGAAACTGGTCCGAGATCATGCTTCCGTTCCCTTGAGTCGGTTCAGGGTCGGAGCTGCTGTCCTCACCAGGGGAGGGGCAATATTCGAGGGTTGTAATACGGAATGCCTCATACCAGTGTTGGGTGTGTGCGCTGAACGGAACGCAATTAATCACGCTCTTATTCACGGTCACAAAGAGTTTCTAGCTGTGGCGGTCGTTTCAGATCTATATGCTCCCCTGCTCCCCTGTGGAACATGCTTGCAGTACATACAGGAATTTGCGCGACAACAATCACGCGACGTTCTCATAATCTCCGAGGGTCGGTCAGGGGAACGGGTTGTTACCAGTGTGGACCAACTTTTTCGGGGCGGTTTTCCTCCTGAGACATCGGTAAAGGAAATCCAGGAATCATTCCGATGGTCATCAGAATAA
- a CDS encoding Mur ligase family protein — MSEIVDSKFTLPSNPRRIHLMGACGVGMAGVAGLFLSTGATVTGSDQSVYAPVSEYLARLGVKTQEGYSPLNLSPHPDLVVIGNVIRKENPEARAVVSEGIPFTSMPGAIEEYFLRGKLSLVVAGSHGKTTLSSMIAWILYDQGVDPGFMIGGLPSNFNESSRFGYGKMFVLEGDEYDSAFFDKRPKFLHYRPFVGIFTSCEFDHADIYRDLGQIRQAFESFLNLVPEEGAIIACNDDPVVREIIMGNHFRAETYGFRSDSSWNLSEVKDTGEGISVEFLRYGASVASGILPVVGRHNALNALAAVACTEKVGVEPSKAFESLTHFKGVLRRQQITPVCSGILLVDDFAHHPSEVRETLAGFRLRFPDRRIVAVFEPRTNTSRRSIFQDNYLEAFLLADLSVLREPPDPWKAPDGDLFSSSLLSNELEIRGKRARAFLETDSIIDFLTSELRPRDVVVVMSNGSFENLIPRLSKKMEDLGR; from the coding sequence TTGTCTGAAATAGTTGACTCGAAATTTACCTTGCCCTCGAATCCCAGGCGGATTCATCTTATGGGGGCTTGCGGAGTCGGTATGGCCGGTGTCGCTGGTCTTTTTTTGTCCACAGGAGCCACAGTCACTGGCTCAGATCAGTCTGTATATGCTCCTGTGAGCGAATATTTGGCCAGGTTGGGAGTTAAAACTCAAGAAGGATATTCGCCATTGAACTTGAGTCCCCACCCTGATCTAGTGGTAATAGGCAATGTGATACGTAAAGAGAACCCTGAAGCCAGAGCAGTTGTCAGTGAGGGCATTCCATTTACGTCGATGCCAGGGGCCATAGAGGAATATTTCCTTCGTGGCAAACTTTCGTTGGTGGTAGCTGGTTCACATGGAAAAACCACGTTGAGTTCCATGATCGCGTGGATATTATATGATCAGGGAGTTGATCCTGGCTTCATGATAGGAGGTTTACCCTCGAACTTCAATGAAAGTTCCCGTTTCGGGTACGGCAAAATGTTTGTGCTTGAAGGGGATGAATACGATTCCGCGTTTTTTGACAAGCGCCCCAAATTTCTTCACTACCGGCCGTTTGTAGGAATTTTCACATCCTGTGAATTCGACCACGCGGACATTTATCGTGATTTGGGACAAATTCGACAGGCGTTTGAAAGCTTCTTAAACCTGGTTCCTGAAGAAGGGGCCATAATAGCCTGCAACGATGATCCAGTAGTCCGTGAAATCATTATGGGAAACCATTTCAGAGCTGAAACATACGGATTCCGTTCCGATTCATCCTGGAATCTGTCGGAAGTTAAAGACACGGGGGAAGGCATCAGCGTCGAATTTCTACGCTATGGCGCTAGCGTAGCGTCCGGTATATTGCCTGTCGTAGGCCGGCACAACGCCCTGAATGCGCTGGCGGCAGTAGCCTGTACCGAAAAAGTTGGAGTTGAGCCTAGTAAGGCATTTGAATCATTGACACATTTTAAAGGAGTGCTGCGGCGTCAGCAAATTACCCCTGTTTGTTCAGGGATACTTCTGGTTGATGATTTTGCGCATCATCCATCGGAAGTGCGAGAGACTCTCGCAGGTTTTCGTCTCAGGTTTCCAGACAGAAGGATAGTGGCCGTTTTTGAACCTAGAACAAACACAAGTCGCAGATCTATATTTCAGGATAATTACCTTGAGGCTTTTCTTCTGGCGGATCTATCAGTCTTGAGGGAACCTCCGGATCCATGGAAAGCCCCTGACGGTGATTTGTTCAGTTCGAGTTTGCTAAGCAATGAACTTGAAATTAGGGGAAAACGGGCCAGAGCCTTTTTGGAGACTGACTCGATCATCGATTTTCTAACAAGTGAACTCAGACCAAGAGACGTTGTAGTGGTTATGTCCAACGGCAGTTTTGAAAACCTGATTCCGAGGTTGTCCAAAAAAATGGAGGATCTGGGCCGATGA
- the amrS gene encoding AmmeMemoRadiSam system radical SAM enzyme: MKEAAFYEKIDLNAVRCRLCRQNCKIEDGCRGFCGVRENKEGILYTLVYDKIVSTNVDPIEKKPLFHVVPGTKSFSIATMGCNFRCTFCQNFSISQPPHENGTISGASYLPSELVSMAVDSGCESIAYTYTEPTVYYELARDTMTLAKKAGLLNVFVTNGYMSRKMLDDARGLIDAANVDLKAFDDKFYTQYCQARLKGVLDSLKYIKQMGVWLEVTTLLIPGLNDDDSQVRNLARFIKSELGRETPWHVSRFFPRYKELGLPPTDASVLRRVRQMGIDEGLYYVYTGNLPWESGEKTYCPGCSYALIDRVGYTIEKYAIKEGRCPKCGYQVEGLGV; this comes from the coding sequence ATGAAAGAAGCTGCTTTTTACGAAAAGATCGACTTGAACGCTGTACGGTGCAGACTGTGCCGGCAAAACTGTAAAATCGAAGATGGTTGCAGAGGTTTTTGCGGAGTTCGTGAAAATAAGGAGGGAATCCTCTATACGCTGGTATATGACAAAATAGTCTCAACGAATGTTGATCCTATCGAGAAGAAGCCTCTTTTTCATGTTGTCCCTGGGACCAAGTCTTTTTCGATAGCTACCATGGGCTGCAACTTCAGATGTACTTTTTGTCAGAATTTTTCCATATCCCAACCTCCTCACGAGAATGGAACCATTTCCGGAGCGAGTTACCTCCCGAGCGAACTGGTATCCATGGCGGTCGACTCAGGTTGCGAGAGTATTGCGTACACTTACACGGAACCGACAGTCTACTATGAATTGGCGCGTGATACGATGACCCTGGCAAAGAAAGCCGGTCTTTTGAATGTGTTTGTAACGAATGGGTATATGAGTCGGAAGATGTTGGATGACGCTCGAGGCCTTATTGACGCTGCAAATGTTGATCTGAAGGCCTTTGACGACAAGTTCTACACGCAGTACTGTCAGGCGCGACTCAAGGGAGTTCTGGATTCTCTGAAGTATATAAAACAAATGGGTGTTTGGCTTGAGGTAACCACTTTACTGATCCCAGGGTTAAATGACGATGACTCTCAAGTCAGAAATTTAGCTCGCTTTATCAAAAGTGAGTTAGGCCGCGAAACCCCCTGGCACGTAAGTAGATTCTTTCCTCGTTACAAGGAACTCGGACTTCCCCCTACAGACGCGTCGGTTCTCAGGCGGGTGCGTCAAATGGGGATCGATGAAGGTCTCTACTATGTATATACTGGGAATTTGCCCTGGGAGTCTGGAGAGAAAACCTATTGTCCAGGCTGTTCCTATGCGTTGATTGATAGGGTAGGGTACACCATAGAAAAATACGCTATCAAGGAAGGTCGGTGTCCCAAATGTGGATATCAGGTTGAAGGACTTGGGGTCTAA
- a CDS encoding vitamin B12-dependent ribonucleotide reductase, with the protein MTDQASSSKISSSDNLFTVAGLSSQGLMFERVYSSEDREPFDLVDWKKRSVVIQNDKGDTIFEQNDVEAPSFWSDMAVIVVASKYFRGQLGTQEREKSVKELVFRVANTIANWGADQGYFASERDARVFRDELIMILISQRAAFNSPVWFNVGIEVAPQCSACFILGVEDTMESILHWYTQEGVIFKGGSGSGVNISKLRSAREPLKGGGTASGPVSFMKAADASAGVIKSGGKTRRAAKMVILSADHPDILQFIRSKALEEKKAQALIDCGYDSSFEGEAYSSVAFQNSNHSVRVTDEFMEADARDAEWSTKFVLSGKTANTYRARDLMREIAAAAHACGDPGLQFHTTINNFNTCPETGPISASNPCSEYMGVDDSACNLASIKLTSFMDASGSFDADAFRHTIDIMITAQDIVIDRSSYPTPAIARNARNLRAIGLGFADLGALVMGLALPYDSEEARAWAGSIAALMTAEAFMQSSRIAGIRRPFREFERNRSAMVQTLKKYKKSSQEIDNNLAPKEVMELARETWDLVVEKSKKGGFANSQVTAIAPTGTVAFMMDCDTTGIEPELALIKRKSLSGGGSLTIVNKKAQRALQRLGYEPLQIQEMMETIQETGSIERCEEIAPEHLQIFDCAFKSPDGERVISAEGHIRMMAAVQPFISGAISKTVNLPNECTIEEIEEIFRFSWKIGLKSITVYRDGCKSAQPLQAGSSHAIRTHSRPVRRRLPVDCESVRHKFEIAGHKGYIHTGFYNDGKVGEIFIRMSKEGSTISGLMDTVATLTSIALQYGVPLEDLVNKFSHVRFEPSGFTSNPNVPIAKSLTDYIFRYLGTSFLDEQSQQAAGLIATNSEISPNLANLEDNLEQDRLINDAKRMKLPFTTQSDAPACPDCGAIMVRNGSCYKCLNCGSTSGCS; encoded by the coding sequence ATGACTGATCAGGCCTCCTCATCAAAAATTTCCAGTAGTGACAACCTGTTCACTGTTGCAGGGCTATCGTCACAAGGTCTCATGTTTGAACGAGTTTATTCGTCAGAAGACAGAGAGCCGTTTGACCTTGTTGATTGGAAGAAAAGATCCGTCGTTATTCAAAACGACAAAGGGGATACCATTTTTGAGCAGAATGATGTTGAAGCTCCATCATTCTGGTCCGACATGGCTGTCATCGTAGTAGCTTCCAAGTATTTCAGGGGACAGCTAGGAACTCAGGAAAGAGAGAAAAGTGTCAAGGAGCTTGTTTTCAGGGTAGCAAACACAATTGCTAATTGGGGCGCGGATCAGGGTTATTTCGCATCGGAACGTGACGCCCGGGTGTTTCGAGACGAGTTGATAATGATACTAATCAGCCAGCGTGCTGCTTTTAATAGCCCGGTATGGTTCAACGTAGGCATCGAAGTTGCGCCACAGTGTTCCGCCTGTTTTATTCTGGGAGTTGAAGATACTATGGAATCCATCCTCCATTGGTATACTCAGGAAGGTGTCATATTTAAGGGGGGCTCAGGTTCGGGGGTAAACATTTCGAAACTCCGGTCAGCGAGAGAACCACTTAAGGGGGGCGGTACTGCTTCCGGTCCGGTATCTTTCATGAAGGCGGCCGACGCTTCCGCTGGAGTCATAAAATCCGGCGGTAAAACTCGTCGCGCCGCTAAGATGGTCATCCTCAGCGCTGATCATCCGGATATTCTTCAATTCATTCGTTCAAAAGCCCTAGAAGAAAAGAAGGCCCAAGCTCTCATTGATTGTGGCTATGACAGTTCTTTTGAAGGGGAAGCGTATTCTAGCGTAGCGTTTCAAAATTCAAATCACTCGGTCAGAGTCACCGATGAATTCATGGAAGCAGACGCCAGAGATGCCGAATGGAGCACAAAATTTGTGCTAAGCGGAAAAACCGCCAATACCTATCGGGCCCGTGATCTGATGAGGGAAATAGCCGCAGCGGCTCATGCATGTGGGGACCCAGGATTGCAGTTTCATACAACTATCAACAATTTCAACACCTGCCCTGAAACAGGACCAATTTCTGCGTCAAATCCATGTTCGGAATATATGGGCGTTGACGATTCCGCATGCAATCTGGCCTCTATAAAACTCACTTCATTCATGGACGCTTCGGGCTCTTTTGACGCGGACGCTTTCCGCCACACCATAGATATAATGATCACAGCTCAGGACATTGTCATTGACAGATCGTCCTACCCAACACCAGCAATAGCCAGAAATGCTCGAAATTTGCGGGCCATTGGGCTTGGATTCGCCGATCTGGGAGCTTTGGTTATGGGGTTGGCTTTACCATATGACTCTGAAGAGGCCCGCGCTTGGGCTGGCTCAATTGCAGCGCTTATGACTGCCGAAGCTTTCATGCAATCATCCAGGATCGCAGGGATCCGAAGACCCTTTAGAGAATTTGAACGAAATCGCTCGGCTATGGTACAGACACTGAAAAAGTACAAGAAAAGCTCACAGGAGATCGATAACAATCTAGCGCCTAAGGAGGTCATGGAACTGGCGCGTGAGACTTGGGATCTAGTTGTTGAAAAATCAAAAAAGGGCGGATTCGCCAACTCCCAGGTTACGGCTATCGCTCCCACCGGTACTGTTGCGTTCATGATGGACTGCGACACCACCGGTATCGAACCTGAACTCGCTCTGATCAAACGAAAATCGCTTTCTGGTGGCGGAAGCCTAACAATAGTCAATAAGAAGGCGCAGAGAGCCTTACAACGTTTGGGATATGAGCCTTTGCAAATTCAGGAAATGATGGAGACCATTCAGGAAACAGGATCAATCGAACGCTGTGAAGAAATAGCCCCAGAACATCTACAGATCTTTGATTGCGCTTTCAAATCTCCTGATGGAGAACGCGTTATTTCCGCAGAGGGACATATCCGGATGATGGCAGCGGTTCAGCCGTTCATTTCAGGCGCCATTTCTAAAACTGTTAACCTGCCCAATGAATGTACAATAGAGGAAATTGAAGAAATATTCAGGTTTTCGTGGAAAATAGGGCTCAAATCAATAACGGTTTATCGTGACGGGTGCAAGTCCGCACAGCCTTTGCAAGCTGGATCGAGTCACGCCATTCGAACCCATTCTCGACCGGTGAGACGCCGATTGCCTGTGGATTGTGAGAGTGTAAGGCACAAATTCGAGATAGCTGGACACAAGGGTTACATTCACACAGGTTTTTATAATGACGGAAAGGTAGGCGAAATATTCATACGAATGTCCAAAGAAGGAAGCACTATCTCCGGTCTTATGGATACAGTCGCTACTCTAACGTCAATAGCCTTACAATATGGCGTGCCCTTAGAAGACTTAGTAAATAAATTCAGTCATGTGAGATTTGAGCCGTCAGGTTTCACCAGTAACCCCAACGTCCCAATTGCTAAATCGCTTACAGACTACATCTTCAGATATCTGGGAACAAGTTTCCTGGATGAGCAATCCCAACAGGCTGCCGGTCTCATAGCCACCAATTCCGAAATTTCACCAAATCTCGCGAATCTTGAAGACAATTTGGAACAGGATCGTTTGATAAACGACGCAAAAAGGATGAAACTACCCTTTACCACGCAATCCGACGCTCCGGCTTGTCCTGATTGCGGAGCTATAATGGTTCGCAACGGATCTTGTTACAAATGCTTGAATTGCGGGTCTACGTCAGGGTGTTCCTGA
- a CDS encoding DnaJ C-terminal domain-containing protein — METVDPYRALGVSRDATDAEIKSAYRKLARRFHPDLNGSSQTAESRFKEISVAYEILSDKERRRQYDMAGSGQGGFSQAGFEQFFTNGTSFGAGPYQRRGFGQGGFYGSKGPSPAEEWFSELFGPSHRRKPTQNHNAKESGLEQNLEVSFLEAYSGVKKAVTTPYKTLEVYVPAGVDNGSRIRVGGQGYPHRMGGRAGDLFLNLSVRNHRFFRRHDKDIFLDVPVTLGEALLGARIEIPSPDGKVALKIPPGVQSSTSFRFRGKGFPSLRDPVRGDFLVKVNVVLPDKIDNLSRKLVEEFEKLNPLRPRNNFLKR; from the coding sequence ATGGAAACTGTCGATCCATACAGAGCATTAGGGGTTTCGCGTGATGCGACTGACGCCGAGATAAAATCGGCGTATAGAAAACTGGCTCGACGTTTTCACCCCGATCTCAATGGAAGCAGCCAGACGGCTGAATCCAGGTTCAAAGAGATTTCAGTAGCTTACGAGATTCTCAGTGACAAGGAGAGACGACGCCAATATGATATGGCTGGATCTGGGCAGGGCGGTTTCTCTCAAGCGGGATTTGAACAGTTCTTCACCAACGGTACCAGCTTTGGCGCTGGTCCCTATCAAAGAAGAGGCTTTGGTCAAGGAGGATTTTACGGCTCTAAAGGTCCGTCACCTGCGGAGGAATGGTTCTCGGAGCTTTTTGGCCCCTCCCACAGAAGAAAGCCTACCCAAAATCACAACGCGAAAGAGTCCGGGCTCGAACAAAATCTCGAAGTTTCGTTTCTGGAAGCTTATTCGGGAGTGAAGAAGGCAGTAACTACGCCTTATAAGACGCTTGAGGTGTATGTACCGGCAGGAGTAGACAACGGCTCCAGGATCAGAGTAGGGGGCCAAGGTTACCCGCATCGGATGGGAGGCAGAGCCGGAGATCTTTTTTTGAATCTTTCCGTAAGAAACCATAGGTTTTTCAGGCGTCACGATAAGGACATCTTTCTTGACGTTCCCGTAACTCTCGGAGAGGCCCTTCTTGGAGCCAGGATTGAAATTCCATCTCCAGATGGGAAAGTAGCTCTAAAGATACCCCCTGGAGTCCAAAGCTCAACTTCATTTCGGTTCAGGGGAAAGGGTTTTCCTTCATTAAGGGACCCGGTTCGCGGAGATTTTCTTGTCAAGGTGAACGTTGTGTTGCCTGACAAAATTGACAATCTGTCCCGGAAACTTGTAGAAGAGTTCGAAAAACTCAATCCTCTGCGTCCTCGCAATAATTTCTTGAAAAGATAA
- a CDS encoding Hsp20/alpha crystallin family protein: MTLVRWDPLKDLLNLQERVSRFGALPSDEPQSKRRTCWLPAVDVLETGDAYIVRAELPGVGRENINIELSGRRLVISGRRVEENEIHYAAYHTVERVEGYFERSFNIPGPVDVEQAKARYVDGILDLYLPKSEEEPDRCFKIECKD; the protein is encoded by the coding sequence ATGACTCTGGTTAGATGGGATCCACTGAAAGACCTGTTAAATCTTCAGGAGCGGGTCAGTCGTTTTGGCGCTTTGCCTTCTGATGAACCTCAGTCGAAACGTCGAACTTGCTGGCTGCCGGCCGTAGATGTTCTTGAAACTGGTGACGCGTACATCGTTCGGGCTGAATTGCCCGGAGTAGGCAGAGAGAATATAAATATAGAACTTTCGGGGAGGCGACTGGTCATCTCAGGCCGACGCGTTGAGGAAAATGAAATTCACTATGCGGCCTATCATACAGTTGAGCGCGTTGAGGGTTATTTTGAACGTAGTTTCAATATTCCGGGACCAGTTGATGTGGAACAAGCGAAAGCCAGGTACGTGGATGGAATCCTCGATCTTTACCTGCCCAAATCAGAAGAAGAACCCGACCGTTGCTTTAAAATTGAGTGCAAAGACTAA